From the genome of Polyodon spathula isolate WHYD16114869_AA chromosome 14, ASM1765450v1, whole genome shotgun sequence, one region includes:
- the LOC121326455 gene encoding vomeronasal type-2 receptor 1, protein MPVSVSCEGFNYRTFRWAQTMRFAIDEINKREDILPNTDLGYVIYDSCFTISKAVEGTLTYLTGQDEAVPNYRCSSGAPLAALLGTGGSALSIATARILGLYYFPQVSYGSSCTVLSDKFQFPSFLRTIPNDDFQSKAMANLVVYFGWTWVGTIAADDDYGKYGIKLFKEEVEKAGVCISFSETLPKLYSRETILNIVETVKRSTANIVVVFAADVDLSPLIEELIIHNITDKTWIASEAWVTSALISKPEYYSALGGTLGFAIRRAQIPNLKEYLLNINPLESPDPLIGEFWQRAFNCTLEEMHAVENMYTATASANMTNTRLHNIDPIASQLCTGLEKLDKINNTYSDVSQLRFTYSVYKSVYTVAHALHDMETCIPGEGPFTGQTCANISNFEPWQLMYYLKHVRFTALDGEVVSFSNEGDVPAVYDILNWQRNPDGTISYVQIGKYNSTAPAGSEMTINNGSIVWINDKVQAPRSVCSESCQPGTRKGIRQGEPVCCFDCIPCADGEISNETDSRECIQCGEDYWSNTNRDACVAKEIEFLAYDEALGITLIAVSAFGACIAIAVAVIFLVYRNTALVKANDAVLSFFIQFSLVITFLSSIIFVGEPVKWSCMTRQVSLALGFCVCLSCIMGKTIVLMFTARAAKSKNPEKINSEPIKPIHQRIIALTCILIHACACTVWLVLAPPYPVKNTASQNIKILLECDEGSIIFICCIFGYDVLLALLGFVFAFMARKLPDNFNEAKFVTFGMLVFFIVWISFVPAYLSTRGKFMVAVEIFAILASSFGLLACIFIPKCYIILLKPERNTEALVRSKPKMNDTSAPGTSASITSELNSTTVSTVSLDE, encoded by the exons ATGCCGGTGTCTGTTTCTTGTGAGGG ATTCAATTACAGGACTTTTCGGTGGGCACAGACCATGAGATTTGCCATAGACGAGATCAACAAAAGAGAGGACATCCTTCCAAACACAGACCTGGGATACGTGATCTACGATTCATGCTTCACAATCTCCAAAGCTGTGGAAGGAACCCTGACCTACCTGACAGGACAGGATGAGGCTGTGCCCAACTACAGATGCAGCTCAGGGGCTCCATTAGCAGCCCTGCTAGGAACTGGGGGTTCTGCCCTTTCCATTGCCACAGCCAGGATCCTAGGGCTCTACTACTTCCCCCAG GTCAGCTATGGCTCCTCCTGTACGGTTCTCAGTGACAAATTCCAGTTCCCCTCTTTTCTTCGGACGATCCCAAATGACGACTTCCAGTCCAAGGCCATGGCGAACCTGGTTGTTTATTTTGGGTGGACCTGGGTGGGAACCATAGCAGCTGACGATGACTATGGGAAATACGGTATCAAACTATTCAAGGAAGAGGTGGAGAAGGCTGGGGTTTGCATCTCCTTCTCTGAGACCCTTCCCAAGTTGTATTCCAGAGAAACTATCCTCAACATAGTGGAAACCGTCAAGCGATCTACAGCCAACATTGTGGTCGTGTTTGCTGCTGATGTGGACCTCTCTCCACTGATAGAAGAGCTCATTATACACAACATCACTGACAAAACCTGGATTGCAAGTGAAGCCTGGGTGACATCCGCTTTGATCTCTAAACCAGAATACTATTCAGCTCTTGGAGGGACTCTAGGTTTTGCCATTCGGAGAGCCCAGATTCCGAATCTTAAAGAGTACCTCCTTAACATAAACCCCTTGGAATCACCTGATCCTTTGATAGGTGAGTTTTGGCAGCGAGCTTTCAACTGCACACTGGAGGAGATGCATGCTGTTGAAAACATGTATACAGCCACAGCCAGTGCTAACATGACTAACACAAGACTGCACAACATTGACCCCATTGCTAGCCAACTATGCACAGGGCTGGAAAAACTGGACAAAATCAATAACACATATTCTGATGTCTCGCAGCTGAGATTCACCTACAGTGTTTATAAATCGGTATACACTGTGGCACACGCTCTTCATGACATGGAGACATGCATCCCAGGAGAAGGGCCATTCACTGGTCAGACCTGTGCCAACATTTCAAATTTTGAGCCCTGGCAG TTAATGTATTATTTGAAGCACGTCAGATTCACTGCTCTGGATGGCGAGGTCGTCTCCTTCAGTAACGAAGGTGACGTCCCTGCAGTATATGACATCTTGAACTGGCAGAGGAACCCGGATGGCACCATCTCATACGTGCAAATAGGAAAGTACAACAGTACTGCCCCTGCGGGCTCAGAGATGACCATTAACAATGGTTCCATTGTCTGGATCAATGACAAAGTGCAG GCTCCACGTTCcgtgtgcagtgagagctgtcAGCCTGGCACCAGAAAGGGGATACGTCAAGGGGAGCCTGTCTGCTGTTTCGACTGCATTCCCTGCGCTGACGGAGAAATCTCCAATGAAACAg ATTCAAGGGAATGCATTCAGTGTGGTGAAGATTACTGGTCTAATACGAATAGGGATGCCTGTGTGGCAAAGGAAATTGAGTTTCTGGCGTACGATGAAGCCCTGGGAATTACTTTAATAGCTGTGTCAGCCTTTGGGGCCTGTATTGCTATTGCTGTCGCTGTCATATTCTTAGTCTATAGAAACACTGCCCTGGTGAAAGCCAACGATGCGGTGTTAAGCTTCTTCATCCAGTTTTCACTGGTCATTACCTTCCTCAGCTCCATCATCTTCGTGGGAGAGCCAGTGAAGTGGTCCTGTATGACCAGACAGGTGTCCCTTGCACTGGGGTTCTGTGTTTGCCTTTCCTGTATTATGGGAAAGACCATTGTGTTAATGTTTACCGCCAGGGCAGCGAAATCGAAAAACCCAGAGAAAATCAACAGCGAGCCGATCAAACCCATCCACCAAAGGATCATTGCCCTTACTTGCATTCTGATCCATGCTTGCGCATGCACGGTGTGGCTGGTCCTCGCTCCCCCTTACCCTGTAAAGAACACAGCGTCTCAGAACATCAAGATCCTTCTGGAGTGCGACGAGGGCTCCATCATATTCATATGTTGTATCTTTGGCTACGATGTGCTGCTAGCCCTGCTGGGTTTTGTTTTCGCCTTCATGGCTCGCAAACTTCCAGATAATTTTAACGAAGCCAAGTTTGTGACCTTTGGAATGCTGGTGTTCTTCATAGTCTGGATTTCCTTTGTCCCTGCGTACCTGAGTACCAGGGGGAAATTCATGGTCGCTGTTGAGATATTTGCTATTTTGGCCTCAAGTTTTGGCTTGCTGGCCTGCATCTTTATCCCTAAATGCTACATCATCTTActgaaaccagaaagaaacacaGAGGCTTTAGTGAGAAGTAAGCCCAAAATGAACGATACAAGTGCTCCAGGCACCTCAGCTTCCATTACCAGTGAACTAAACAGTACGACCGTTTCTACTGTCTCCTTAGATGAGTGA